The Oceanibaculum indicum P24 genome has a window encoding:
- the apaG gene encoding Co2+/Mg2+ efflux protein ApaG, with protein sequence MYKQTTRSISVTVRPIYLEDQSTPSDNHYVWAYQVKIENEGSETVQLRRRFWRITDALGRTQEVRGDGVVGEQPVLRPGESFEYTSGTPLSTPSGIMVGAYTMEAGDGSHFDIDVPAFSLDSPHQPVRLN encoded by the coding sequence ATGTACAAGCAGACCACCCGATCGATCAGCGTCACCGTGCGGCCCATCTATCTGGAGGACCAGTCCACCCCGTCCGACAATCACTATGTCTGGGCCTATCAGGTGAAGATCGAGAATGAGGGCAGCGAGACGGTGCAGCTGCGCCGCCGCTTCTGGCGCATTACCGATGCGCTGGGCCGCACCCAGGAGGTGCGCGGCGATGGCGTCGTCGGCGAGCAGCCGGTGCTGCGCCCAGGAGAGAGCTTCGAATATACCAGCGGCACGCCGCTCAGCACGCCTTCGGGCATCATGGTCGGCGCCTATACGATGGAAGCCGGCGATGGCAGCCATTTCGACATCGATGTGCCGGCCTTCTCGCTGGACAGTCCGCACCAGCCCGTCCGGCTGAATTAG
- a CDS encoding thymidylate synthase, translating into MQTYLDLLRHVRQTGTYKSDRTGTGTYSVFGYQMRFDLAEGFPLVTTKKLHVKSIIHELLWFLQGDTNIAYLKRNGVSIWDEWADENGELGPVYGHQWRSWPTPDGGSIDQISQLIAQIRANPDSRRLIVSAWNVAEVGKMALPPCHCLFQFYVADGRLSCQLYQRSADIFLGVPFNIASYALLTMMVAQVTGLKPGEFIHTLGDAHLYANHVEQADLQLTRAPYPLPTMRLNPDVGSLFDFVYEDFALENYQAHPHIKAPVAV; encoded by the coding sequence ATGCAGACCTATCTCGACCTCCTGCGCCATGTCCGCCAGACCGGCACCTACAAGTCCGACCGCACGGGCACCGGCACCTACAGCGTGTTCGGCTACCAGATGCGCTTCGACCTGGCAGAAGGCTTCCCGCTGGTCACCACCAAGAAGCTGCATGTGAAGTCGATCATCCATGAGCTGCTGTGGTTCCTGCAGGGCGACACCAACATCGCCTATCTGAAGCGCAATGGCGTTTCGATCTGGGACGAATGGGCGGACGAGAATGGCGAGCTGGGGCCGGTCTATGGCCATCAGTGGCGGTCCTGGCCGACGCCGGACGGCGGCAGCATCGACCAGATCAGCCAGCTCATCGCGCAGATCAGGGCCAACCCGGATTCCCGCCGGCTGATCGTCAGCGCCTGGAATGTGGCCGAGGTTGGAAAGATGGCGCTGCCGCCCTGCCACTGCCTGTTCCAGTTCTATGTGGCGGACGGCAGGCTGTCCTGCCAGCTCTACCAGCGTTCCGCCGACATCTTCCTGGGCGTGCCGTTCAACATCGCCTCCTACGCGCTACTGACAATGATGGTGGCGCAGGTGACCGGGCTGAAGCCGGGCGAGTTCATCCACACGCTGGGCGACGCGCATCTCTATGCCAACCATGTGGAACAGGCCGATCTGCAGCTGACCCGCGCGCCCTACCCACTGCCCACCATGCGGCTGAACCCGGATGTCGGCAGCCTGTTCGACTTCGTCTATGAGGATTTCGCGCTGGAGAACTACCAGGCCCACCCGCACATCAAGGCCCCGGTGGCGGTGTGA
- a CDS encoding SspB family protein: protein MQDQLRYDRLVEEALRSVVRTALTEAAINGLPGDHHFYITFKTQLAGVDIPAFLRQKYEDEMTIVLQHQFWGLKVTEDRFEVLLSFNDVHEKLSIPFTAITGFVDPSVKFGLQFQVAEEAQAQETPEGVAAFTPAEKPAAAPEAAAEEPAEANAASENGANVVTLDKFRKK, encoded by the coding sequence GTGCAGGATCAGTTGAGATACGACAGGCTGGTTGAGGAGGCGCTGCGCAGCGTCGTCCGGACCGCGCTGACAGAGGCCGCGATCAACGGCCTGCCGGGCGATCATCATTTCTACATCACCTTCAAGACGCAGCTGGCAGGCGTGGATATCCCCGCCTTCCTGCGCCAGAAGTATGAGGACGAGATGACCATCGTCCTGCAGCACCAGTTCTGGGGGCTGAAGGTGACGGAGGACCGCTTCGAGGTTCTGCTCAGCTTCAACGATGTGCATGAGAAGCTGTCGATCCCCTTCACCGCCATCACCGGCTTCGTCGATCCGTCGGTGAAGTTCGGCCTGCAGTTCCAGGTCGCTGAGGAGGCGCAGGCGCAGGAGACGCCGGAAGGCGTGGCCGCCTTCACACCCGCCGAGAAGCCGGCAGCCGCGCCGGAGGCAGCCGCCGAGGAACCGGCGGAGGCAAACGCGGCCTCCGAGAATGGCGCCAATGTCGTGACGCTGGACAAATTCCGCAAGAAATAG
- a CDS encoding SulP family inorganic anion transporter, translating to MAQDPAAPPPADPARSRSSFTPKLVTALQEGYGFGKFRQDAIAGLTVAIVALPLAMALAIASGTTPERGLFTAIIAGFLISALGGSRFQIGGPTGAFVVVVFNVIDRHGYDGLVIATIMAGIMLLAFGLLRFGTYIKYVPQPVVTGFTAGIAVIIFSSQVRDLLGLEIERLPADFLHQWEAYLAHLSSVNFAAVGLAALTLAIILGLKRWRPRWPGFLIGVLAGTLLAFALGLPVETIGSRFGEIPNMLPSPSLPDMSLERIRILLPDAFTIALLAGIESLLSAMVADGMTGRRHRSNGELMAQGIANIGSAMFGGIPATGAIARTATNIRSGAVSPVAGMLHALFLLVFMVALAHLMVYVPLACLAAVLVVVAWNMSEADRFRHLMKAPHGDRLVLLLTFGLTVLVDLTVAIQVGIVLAAILFMVRMAEAVEVQGGVNPLADDDDEDEDSNERENLPPGVEVFLIRGPLFFGASGRLTDVLERVGATPRVFILRLRHVPLMDASGAGTLDAFLKRCQSQGTTVILSGLQPQPAGLMARMGLIRDGAGAPVVAADYRSAVAAARTLIGGD from the coding sequence ATGGCGCAAGACCCTGCGGCGCCGCCGCCTGCCGACCCTGCCAGAAGCCGCAGCAGCTTCACCCCGAAGCTGGTCACGGCGCTGCAGGAAGGCTACGGGTTCGGTAAGTTCCGCCAGGACGCTATCGCCGGGCTGACCGTTGCCATTGTCGCGCTGCCGCTGGCCATGGCGCTGGCGATCGCCAGCGGCACCACGCCGGAGCGCGGGTTGTTCACCGCCATCATTGCCGGCTTCCTGATCTCCGCGCTGGGCGGCAGCCGGTTCCAGATCGGCGGCCCGACCGGCGCCTTCGTGGTCGTGGTGTTCAACGTCATCGACCGGCATGGCTATGACGGGCTGGTGATCGCCACCATCATGGCCGGCATCATGCTGCTGGCCTTCGGCCTGCTGCGCTTCGGCACCTACATCAAATATGTGCCGCAGCCGGTGGTGACCGGCTTCACGGCGGGCATCGCCGTCATCATCTTCTCCAGCCAGGTGCGCGACCTGCTGGGGCTGGAGATCGAACGGCTGCCGGCCGATTTCCTGCATCAGTGGGAGGCCTATCTCGCGCATCTGTCGAGCGTCAACTTCGCCGCTGTCGGGCTGGCCGCGCTGACGCTGGCGATCATCCTCGGGCTGAAGCGCTGGCGGCCGCGCTGGCCGGGCTTCCTGATCGGCGTGCTGGCCGGCACGCTGCTGGCCTTCGCGCTGGGCCTGCCGGTCGAGACCATCGGCAGCCGCTTCGGCGAGATTCCCAACATGCTGCCCAGCCCCAGCCTGCCCGACATGTCGCTGGAGCGCATCCGCATCCTGCTGCCCGACGCCTTCACCATCGCGCTGCTGGCCGGCATCGAATCGCTGCTCTCCGCCATGGTCGCCGACGGCATGACCGGGCGACGCCACCGCTCCAACGGCGAGCTGATGGCGCAGGGCATCGCCAATATCGGCTCGGCCATGTTCGGCGGCATCCCCGCCACCGGCGCCATCGCCCGCACCGCGACCAACATCCGCTCCGGCGCTGTCAGCCCGGTCGCCGGCATGCTGCACGCCCTGTTCCTGCTGGTGTTCATGGTCGCGCTGGCACACCTGATGGTCTATGTGCCGCTGGCCTGCCTCGCCGCCGTGCTGGTAGTGGTGGCCTGGAACATGAGCGAGGCCGACCGCTTCCGCCATCTGATGAAGGCGCCGCATGGCGACCGGCTGGTGCTGCTGCTGACCTTCGGCCTGACCGTGCTGGTGGACCTGACCGTAGCAATCCAGGTCGGCATCGTGCTGGCCGCCATCCTGTTCATGGTGCGCATGGCCGAGGCGGTCGAGGTGCAGGGCGGCGTCAATCCTCTGGCAGACGACGATGACGAGGATGAGGACAGCAACGAGCGCGAGAACCTGCCGCCCGGCGTCGAGGTGTTCCTGATCCGCGGGCCGCTGTTCTTCGGCGCGTCGGGCCGGCTGACCGATGTGCTGGAGCGCGTCGGCGCGACGCCGAGAGTCTTCATCCTGCGGCTGCGCCATGTCCCGCTGATGGATGCCAGCGGCGCCGGAACGCTGGACGCCTTCCTGAAGCGCTGCCAATCCCAGGGCACGACCGTCATCCTGTCCGGCCTGCAGCCGCAGCCGGCCGGACTGATGGCCCGCATGGGGCTGATCCGGGACGGGGCAGGCGCCCCGGTTGTGGCAGCCGATTACCGCAGCGCCGTGGCAGCCGCGCGGACGCTCATCGGTGGGGACTGA
- a CDS encoding DegQ family serine endoprotease, giving the protein MSNRLAFLPGTSAQADGSSRRLSANRFFATLLALAVLVQAVPALARPAPDSFADMAEKLLPAVVNVSTTQTVQSSPQDVPEMPQFPPGSPFEEFFRDFFDRQQRPNQPRRATSLGSGFVIDASGFIVTNNHVIADADKVTIRMHDDAEFEAEIVGRDPKTDLALLKINPGDYKLTAVGWGDSDASRVGDWVLAIGNPFGLGGTVTAGIVSARARDINAGPYDDFLQTDASINRGNSGGPMFNMSGEVVGINTAIYSPSGGSIGIGFAVPSALAKPVIEQLKEYGRTRRGWLGVRIQMVTDEIAESLGLDKARGALIASVTETGPADKGGIKAGDIVLKFNGQNVPDMRRLPRIVAATKIDEDVPVEIWRDGKKLTVQVKVGELEEAEQAGLLDPTKPADSGAVNRTVDSLGLSLTGVTPELRQRFGLADTAKGVLVTEVKPNSPAAEKAIQPGDMIVEVSQEEVNSPAELVEKVQSAQKAGRKSVLLLVNRKGEMRFVAVRIEG; this is encoded by the coding sequence ATGAGCAATCGTCTGGCGTTCCTTCCCGGTACAAGCGCGCAAGCAGACGGGTCGTCCCGCCGCCTGTCCGCGAACCGGTTTTTCGCGACCCTGCTGGCCCTCGCGGTGCTGGTCCAGGCCGTGCCCGCCCTCGCCCGCCCGGCGCCCGACAGCTTCGCCGACATGGCCGAGAAGCTGCTGCCGGCGGTCGTGAACGTTTCCACCACGCAGACCGTGCAGTCCTCCCCCCAGGACGTGCCGGAGATGCCGCAATTCCCTCCCGGATCGCCGTTCGAGGAGTTCTTCCGCGACTTCTTCGATCGCCAGCAGCGGCCGAACCAGCCGCGTCGCGCCACCTCGCTGGGCTCCGGTTTCGTCATCGATGCCTCCGGCTTCATCGTGACCAACAACCATGTCATCGCGGACGCCGACAAGGTGACGATCCGCATGCATGACGATGCCGAGTTCGAGGCGGAGATCGTCGGCCGCGACCCGAAGACCGACCTTGCCCTGCTGAAGATCAACCCCGGCGATTATAAGCTGACCGCTGTGGGCTGGGGCGACAGCGACGCCAGCCGCGTCGGCGACTGGGTGCTGGCCATCGGCAACCCGTTCGGCCTGGGCGGCACGGTGACCGCCGGTATCGTCTCGGCACGGGCCCGCGACATCAATGCCGGCCCCTATGACGATTTCCTGCAGACCGATGCCTCGATCAACCGCGGCAATTCGGGCGGCCCGATGTTCAACATGTCGGGTGAGGTGGTCGGCATCAACACCGCCATCTACTCGCCGTCCGGCGGCTCCATTGGCATCGGCTTCGCCGTCCCCTCGGCGCTGGCCAAGCCGGTCATCGAGCAGCTGAAGGAATATGGCCGCACCCGCCGCGGCTGGCTGGGTGTCCGCATCCAGATGGTGACCGACGAGATCGCCGAGAGCCTGGGCCTCGACAAGGCGCGCGGCGCGCTGATCGCCAGCGTCACCGAGACCGGCCCGGCCGACAAGGGCGGCATCAAGGCTGGCGACATCGTGCTGAAGTTCAATGGCCAGAACGTCCCCGACATGCGCCGCCTGCCCCGCATCGTGGCCGCCACCAAGATCGACGAGGACGTGCCGGTCGAGATCTGGCGCGACGGCAAGAAGCTGACCGTGCAGGTGAAGGTGGGCGAGCTGGAGGAGGCCGAACAGGCCGGCCTGCTGGACCCGACCAAGCCGGCCGATTCCGGCGCCGTCAACCGCACGGTCGATTCGCTGGGCCTCAGCCTCACTGGCGTGACCCCGGAACTGCGCCAGCGCTTCGGCCTTGCCGACACCGCCAAGGGCGTGCTGGTGACCGAGGTGAAGCCGAACAGCCCGGCGGCCGAAAAGGCCATCCAGCCCGGCGACATGATCGTCGAGGTCAGCCAGGAGGAGGTGAACAGCCCGGCCGAACTCGTCGAGAAGGTGCAATCCGCGCAGAAGGCCGGCCGCAAGTCCGTCCTGCTGCTGGTCAACCGCAAGGGCGAGATGCGCTTCGTCGCGGTGCGGATCGAGGGCTAG
- a CDS encoding GIY-YIG nuclease family protein produces the protein MAFFVYILASGEQGTLYIGVTNDIARRVHEHKAGAADGFTKRHGVSRLVYYEMFDTAADAIQREKAMKRWKRDWKLNLIDRTNPDWRDLYETLNA, from the coding sequence ATGGCTTTCTTCGTCTATATCCTCGCAAGCGGAGAGCAAGGCACCCTGTATATCGGTGTGACCAACGACATTGCGCGAAGGGTCCACGAACACAAGGCGGGGGCGGCGGACGGTTTTACCAAGCGCCATGGCGTTTCGCGCCTCGTTTACTACGAGATGTTCGACACTGCCGCTGACGCGATCCAGCGGGAGAAGGCAATGAAACGGTGGAAGCGGGACTGGAAGCTCAACCTGATCGACCGCACCAATCCGGACTGGCGCGATCTATATGAGACGCTGAACGCCTAA
- a CDS encoding DUF2065 domain-containing protein: MTDLLTAIALMIALEGILYALFPGGMQAMMRIAIAQPPANLRLAGLLAAAVGVLLVWWIRG; the protein is encoded by the coding sequence GTGACCGACCTGCTGACGGCCATTGCCCTCATGATCGCCCTGGAAGGGATACTTTATGCCCTGTTCCCCGGCGGCATGCAGGCCATGATGCGCATCGCCATCGCGCAGCCGCCGGCAAACCTGCGGCTGGCCGGGCTGCTGGCCGCGGCGGTGGGTGTGCTGCTGGTCTGGTGGATACGCGGTTAG
- the folE gene encoding GTP cyclohydrolase I FolE, which yields MKPSVEASRLALGSVSGVERPSREEAEAAVRTLLRWAGDDPAREGLLDTPKRVAKAYEEWFGGYAVDPVEMLKRTFDETDGYDEMVLLRDIRFVSHCEHHMAPIVGRAHVAYLPLNRVVGISKLARVVNAYARRLQIQERLTAQIANTINDVLEPKGVAVVIEAEHGCMTSRGVNTHGTSMVTSRMLGAFRANASTRREFLTMIGNPQSSAAL from the coding sequence ATGAAGCCGTCCGTCGAGGCCAGCCGGCTCGCTCTCGGTTCGGTATCCGGTGTCGAGCGTCCGTCGCGGGAAGAAGCGGAGGCGGCGGTGCGCACACTGCTGCGCTGGGCCGGCGACGATCCGGCGCGCGAAGGGTTGCTGGACACGCCGAAGCGCGTCGCCAAGGCCTATGAGGAATGGTTCGGCGGCTATGCGGTCGATCCGGTAGAGATGCTGAAGCGCACCTTCGACGAGACCGACGGCTATGACGAGATGGTGCTGCTGCGCGACATCCGCTTCGTGTCGCATTGCGAGCATCACATGGCGCCCATCGTCGGGCGCGCCCATGTCGCGTACCTGCCGCTGAACCGTGTCGTCGGCATCTCCAAGCTGGCGCGGGTGGTGAACGCCTATGCGCGCCGGCTGCAGATCCAGGAGCGGCTGACCGCGCAGATCGCCAACACCATCAACGATGTGCTTGAGCCCAAGGGTGTGGCCGTTGTCATCGAGGCCGAGCATGGCTGCATGACCTCGCGCGGGGTGAACACCCACGGTACCTCCATGGTCACCAGCCGCATGCTGGGCGCCTTCCGCGCCAATGCCAGCACGCGCCGCGAGTTCCTGACGATGATCGGCAACCCGCAGAGCAGTGCTGCCCTGTAA
- the hflC gene encoding protease modulator HflC, whose product MPRNLLAILGGLIVVAGIVASSALFTVHQTEQVLVLQFGEPKRVVKEPGLHVKLPFIQNLQRYELRVLDLDPPRQQVILVDQKRLDVDSYARFRITDPLLFYQSVGNEFGARQRLTAIINSSLRRALGNANLTDILSANRDAIITQMTSEVNASVERLGLQIVDVRVRRADYPEQTSQAIYNRMRSEREREAKEARAEGFELAQQIRADADRQRVVIIANAEREAQIVRGQGDADAINIYAEAFSRDQQFFSFYRSMEAYRDSLGQDGTTMVLSPNSDFMRFFNSMSGTATPR is encoded by the coding sequence ATGCCACGCAATTTGCTTGCGATCCTGGGCGGCCTGATCGTCGTCGCCGGTATCGTTGCCTCCAGCGCGCTGTTCACCGTGCATCAGACCGAGCAGGTGCTGGTGCTGCAGTTCGGCGAACCCAAGCGCGTCGTGAAGGAGCCGGGGCTGCATGTGAAGCTGCCCTTCATCCAGAACCTGCAGCGCTATGAGCTGCGCGTGCTGGACCTCGATCCGCCGCGCCAGCAGGTCATCCTGGTGGACCAGAAGCGCCTCGATGTGGACAGCTATGCACGTTTCCGCATCACCGATCCGCTGCTGTTCTACCAGTCGGTGGGCAATGAGTTCGGCGCCCGCCAGCGGCTGACCGCGATCATCAACTCGTCGCTACGCCGGGCACTCGGTAACGCCAACCTGACCGACATCCTGTCGGCCAACCGTGACGCGATCATCACCCAGATGACCAGCGAGGTGAATGCCTCGGTCGAGCGGCTGGGCCTGCAGATCGTCGATGTCAGGGTGCGTCGCGCCGACTATCCGGAGCAGACCAGCCAGGCGATCTACAACCGCATGCGTTCCGAGCGTGAACGGGAGGCGAAGGAAGCCCGCGCCGAAGGCTTCGAGCTGGCCCAGCAGATCCGCGCCGATGCCGACCGCCAGCGTGTCGTCATCATCGCCAATGCCGAGCGTGAAGCGCAGATCGTTCGCGGTCAGGGCGATGCCGACGCGATCAACATCTACGCCGAGGCTTTCAGCCGGGACCAGCAGTTCTTCTCCTTCTACCGCAGCATGGAAGCCTACCGCGATTCGCTGGGCCAGGACGGCACCACCATGGTGCTGTCACCGAACAGCGACTTCATGCGCTTCTTCAACAGCATGAGCGGCACGGCCACGCCCCGCTAA
- the hflK gene encoding FtsH protease activity modulator HflK: MPWNSNQGGGQGGGPWGSGGGGGNGGSPWGRPGGGGGGGGGGPQPPNIEELIKKGQERFQNMMPGGFGNTKGIILVLLVAVALWGASGFYRVQPDEQGVVLRFGEWVRTTGPGLNYHLPTPIESVLTPNVTRENRIEIGFRSSGDSAGRAGVSRDDPEESLMLTGDENIVDIDFVVFWRIKDAGQFLFKLRNPDLTVKAVAESVMREIIGQTPIQVALTEGRQVIEVRATENAQRLLDDYQSGVEVRQIQLLAVDPPAPVVDAFNEVQRARADKERVRNEAEAYRNDIVPRARGDAERLIQEARAYREEVVNRSQGDAQRFLSVYEAYSKAPDVTQQRIYIETMQQILGNVQKVIIDDKDGGQGGVVPYLPLPEIQKRTGQGTSTAPAANRN; this comes from the coding sequence ATGCCTTGGAATAGCAATCAGGGGGGCGGCCAGGGCGGCGGCCCTTGGGGTAGTGGCGGCGGCGGCGGCAATGGCGGCAGCCCGTGGGGCCGTCCGGGTGGCGGCGGCGGTGGTGGCGGCGGTGGTCCGCAGCCCCCCAATATCGAAGAACTGATCAAGAAGGGTCAGGAACGCTTTCAGAACATGATGCCGGGCGGCTTCGGCAACACCAAGGGCATCATCCTGGTCCTGCTGGTGGCCGTGGCGCTGTGGGGTGCCAGCGGCTTCTACCGCGTGCAGCCGGATGAGCAGGGCGTGGTCCTGCGCTTCGGCGAATGGGTGCGCACCACCGGCCCCGGTCTGAACTATCACCTGCCCACCCCGATCGAGAGCGTGCTGACTCCGAATGTCACGCGCGAAAACCGCATCGAGATCGGCTTCCGCTCGTCGGGCGATTCCGCCGGCCGCGCCGGCGTCAGCCGCGACGATCCCGAGGAAAGCCTGATGCTGACGGGCGACGAGAACATCGTCGATATCGATTTCGTCGTGTTCTGGCGCATCAAGGATGCCGGCCAGTTCCTGTTCAAGCTGCGTAACCCGGACCTGACCGTGAAGGCAGTGGCGGAAAGCGTGATGCGCGAGATCATCGGCCAGACGCCGATCCAGGTCGCGCTGACCGAAGGCCGACAGGTGATCGAGGTGCGCGCCACCGAGAATGCCCAGCGCCTGCTGGACGATTATCAGTCCGGCGTCGAGGTGCGGCAGATCCAGCTGCTGGCGGTCGATCCGCCGGCCCCGGTCGTGGACGCCTTCAACGAGGTGCAGCGTGCCCGCGCCGACAAGGAGCGTGTGCGGAACGAGGCAGAAGCCTACCGGAACGACATCGTGCCACGCGCCCGAGGCGATGCGGAGCGGCTGATCCAGGAAGCCCGCGCCTACCGCGAGGAGGTGGTCAACCGCTCCCAGGGTGACGCGCAGCGCTTCCTGTCGGTGTATGAGGCCTATTCCAAGGCCCCGGACGTCACGCAGCAGCGCATCTATATCGAAACCATGCAGCAGATTCTGGGCAACGTGCAGAAGGTCATCATCGACGACAAGGATGGCGGCCAGGGCGGCGTCGTGCCGTATCTGCCGCTGCCGGAAATCCAGAAACGTACCGGCCAGGGCACATCGACCGCCCCGGCGGCGAACCGGAACTGA
- the folA gene encoding type 3 dihydrofolate reductase, which produces MIFSAIAAMARNRVIGQDNGLPWRLPGDLKFFKAMTLGKPVVMGRKTFQSIGKPLPGRPNIVVTRDPGFAAEGIHIARDIGTALDLAASLARETGAEEVMVIGGAEIYAQALPRLDRLYLTEIDAEIAGDAHFPEIEPRAWREADRTNPVLDEASGLSYCFVTLQRVGT; this is translated from the coding sequence ATGATCTTCTCCGCCATTGCCGCGATGGCGCGCAACCGGGTGATCGGCCAGGATAACGGCCTGCCCTGGCGACTGCCGGGCGACCTGAAATTCTTCAAGGCCATGACACTGGGCAAGCCGGTCGTCATGGGCCGCAAGACCTTCCAGTCCATCGGCAAGCCGCTGCCCGGCCGGCCCAACATCGTGGTGACACGCGATCCCGGTTTTGCAGCCGAAGGCATCCACATCGCCCGCGACATCGGCACCGCCCTGGACCTTGCCGCCAGTCTGGCTCGTGAGACCGGCGCGGAGGAGGTCATGGTGATCGGCGGGGCGGAGATATACGCCCAGGCCCTGCCCCGGCTCGACCGGCTGTACCTCACCGAAATCGACGCGGAAATTGCCGGCGACGCGCATTTCCCGGAGATCGAGCCCCGCGCCTGGCGCGAGGCTGACCGCACGAATCCTGTATTGGATGAAGCCTCCGGCCTGTCCTACTGTTTCGTGACCCTACAAAGAGTAGGGACTTAA